The following are encoded in a window of Dehalococcoidales bacterium genomic DNA:
- a CDS encoding translation elongation factor-like protein, which yields MPEEEVGKVSDFFARPVVAGIELTGTIKAGDQLHIKGHTTDIEFVADSMQIDNVNVLQAKTGDAIGIKVPDRVRRGDTVYKVTD from the coding sequence ATGCCTGAGGAAGAAGTCGGGAAGGTCAGCGATTTCTTTGCCAGACCGGTAGTCGCCGGCATTGAGTTAACAGGAACCATCAAGGCAGGCGACCAGCTCCATATCAAGGGGCACACCACTGACATCGAGTTCGTCGCCGACTCCATGCAAATCGACAACGTCAATGTGCTACAGGCCAAGACGGGAGATGCTATTGGCATCAAGGTGCCTGACAGGGTGAGAAGAGGCGATACCGTCTACAAAGTTACCGACTAG
- the ribE gene encoding 6,7-dimethyl-8-ribityllumazine synthase: MSKLFEGMLLGKGLKIGVVASRFNEFITGKLLEGAKDALLRHGVIEDDIDTAWVPGSFEIPLVAQKLARTKRYDAIVCLGAVVRGATPHFEYIAAEVTKGIAKTSLEEGLPISYGVITADTLEQAIERAGTKAGNKGFDAAVDAIEMANLLKNIG, translated from the coding sequence GTGAGCAAGCTCTTTGAAGGTATGCTGCTGGGAAAGGGGTTGAAGATTGGGGTGGTTGCCTCACGTTTTAATGAGTTCATCACCGGGAAACTGCTTGAAGGGGCGAAGGATGCGCTGCTTCGGCACGGCGTTATTGAGGATGACATAGACACTGCCTGGGTGCCAGGGTCATTTGAGATTCCGCTGGTGGCTCAGAAGCTGGCCCGGACCAAGAGGTATGATGCCATTGTCTGCCTGGGTGCCGTGGTCCGTGGGGCGACACCTCACTTCGAGTACATTGCCGCCGAGGTGACCAAGGGCATCGCCAAGACAAGTCTGGAGGAAGGACTGCCGATTAGCTACGGTGTAATTACGGCAGACACCCTCGAGCAGGCGATTGAGCGGGCTGGCACCAAGGCTGGCAACAAGGGTTTCGACGCCGCAGTAGACGCCATTGAGATGGCCAATCTGCTCAAGAACATAGGCTGA
- a CDS encoding sodium:solute symporter family protein, which yields MPELLIIILYFLVVVAVGLHNRRKVSSIDGFIVADRKGSSLFITGSLLATIVGGSATIGMAGLGFSRGLTGSWWLLVGTAGLVVLGIFFAKKVRNYALYTIPELIEKQYDSRVALAGSILIVVSWVGIIAGQIVAAGKIMSVLGIGTPLMWMVVFSIVFIAYTILGGQRAIIRTDTLQASIIFIGVFASLGFILNQVGGFDGLRASLSADRFAFPLSSEFDAYELVKLLLLVGLTYVVGPDMYSRLFCARDGNVARKSTFYAAGMLVPFAFGIALIGMGAAALFPEIAAEQAFPTVIKEVLPPFAGGIVLAALLCAVMSSADTCLLSASTILTLDIIKKFRASSGEDSILSLSRWMILVVGIVSMVLAWKLGGVISSLLFAYTVYTAGLIMPVIFGFYRAKLKVTSTGALAAMFCGGTAAVVSKIADIQYLDLGSLLISVLVLFGVSLVDNWLKPRRLSHMSLD from the coding sequence ATGCCTGAGCTATTAATCATCATCCTGTACTTTCTGGTGGTGGTGGCTGTTGGGTTACATAATCGCAGAAAAGTAAGCAGTATAGACGGCTTCATTGTTGCTGACAGAAAAGGCTCTTCTCTGTTCATCACCGGGTCACTATTAGCCACTATTGTCGGTGGCTCGGCCACGATAGGAATGGCCGGTCTGGGGTTCAGTCGTGGATTAACCGGCAGCTGGTGGTTGCTGGTGGGCACTGCCGGACTGGTTGTCCTCGGCATATTCTTTGCTAAAAAGGTGAGAAACTATGCTCTGTACACCATTCCTGAGCTTATCGAAAAGCAATACGATAGTCGGGTAGCCTTAGCTGGTTCTATACTTATAGTAGTCTCCTGGGTAGGTATTATCGCCGGGCAGATTGTCGCTGCTGGAAAGATAATGAGCGTCCTTGGCATTGGTACCCCACTAATGTGGATGGTCGTTTTCTCCATCGTCTTTATTGCCTATACCATACTTGGTGGTCAGCGGGCCATCATCCGTACCGATACCTTGCAGGCATCCATAATCTTCATAGGAGTATTCGCCAGTCTGGGATTCATACTGAATCAGGTTGGTGGTTTTGACGGGCTGCGGGCAAGCCTCTCGGCGGATAGATTCGCCTTCCCGCTTAGCTCTGAGTTCGATGCTTACGAACTCGTCAAGCTGCTTCTCCTCGTTGGTCTGACCTATGTGGTCGGACCGGATATGTACAGTCGCCTTTTCTGTGCGCGGGACGGTAATGTCGCTCGCAAATCGACTTTCTATGCAGCAGGTATGCTTGTTCCCTTTGCTTTCGGTATCGCATTAATAGGTATGGGAGCGGCCGCCCTGTTCCCCGAGATTGCTGCTGAGCAGGCCTTCCCTACGGTGATAAAGGAGGTGCTACCGCCGTTTGCCGGTGGCATTGTCCTGGCGGCTCTGCTCTGTGCCGTGATGTCTTCGGCAGATACCTGCCTGCTGAGCGCCAGTACTATACTGACGCTGGATATCATCAAGAAGTTCAGGGCCTCGTCTGGTGAAGATAGCATTCTATCCCTATCGCGCTGGATGATACTGGTTGTCGGTATTGTGTCAATGGTCCTTGCCTGGAAACTGGGTGGAGTGATAAGTTCACTCCTGTTTGCCTATACGGTATATACCGCTGGCCTGATTATGCCGGTCATTTTCGGTTTTTATAGGGCGAAGTTGAAGGTAACGTCAACCGGAGCGCTGGCGGCGATGTTTTGTGGTGGAACTGC